In a single window of the Acinetobacter tibetensis genome:
- the mnmG gene encoding tRNA uridine-5-carboxymethylaminomethyl(34) synthesis enzyme MnmG: protein MHYPKVYDVIVIGGGHAGTEAALAAARMGRQTLLLTHNIETLGQMSCNPAIGGIGKSHLVREIDALGGAMALAADKGGIQFRILNSRKGAAVRATRAQADRVRYKAAIRDTLENQANLDIFQQAADDLIVEGDTVKGVVTQMGIRFDAKTVVLTAGTFLGGVIHVGLEKSSGGRAGDPPSISLAHRLRELNLPVGRLKTGTPPRIDARSVDFSVMTPQPGDFPSPVMSFMGDASMHPEQVNCYITHTNEKTHDIIRGGLDRSPMYTGVIEGVGPRYCPSIEDKIHRFADKDSHQVFLEPEGLDTHELYPNGISTSLPFDVQFELVRSIRGMENAHILRPGYAIEYDYFNPQALKFTLETKAINNLYFAGQINGTTGYEEAGAQGLLAGLNAARRAWDQEQWTPKRDEAYMGVLVDDLITLGTKEPYRMFTSRAEYRLMLREDNADQRLTPVGREMGLVDDVRWAAYCEKMEAVEQETGRLQHLWAAPNNPMGKKFVEMTGADLSKECSAIDLLKRPNISFAQIAELTGSEVSAQVGDQIEIAVKYAGYINRQHEDVAQMKRLEETKIPADFDYDVVSGLSREITLKLKDVRPDTLAQAGRIPGVTPAAIQLVMITIRKNAQTKKSA, encoded by the coding sequence ATGCATTATCCTAAAGTTTACGATGTCATTGTTATCGGTGGCGGTCACGCAGGTACGGAAGCAGCGCTTGCTGCGGCGCGTATGGGTCGACAGACTTTACTCCTGACTCATAACATTGAGACTTTAGGGCAGATGAGCTGTAACCCAGCCATTGGTGGCATTGGTAAATCGCACTTAGTCCGTGAAATTGATGCTTTGGGCGGTGCGATGGCACTGGCTGCAGACAAAGGTGGTATTCAGTTCCGTATTCTGAATTCACGTAAAGGTGCAGCGGTACGTGCAACACGTGCGCAGGCTGACCGTGTACGTTATAAAGCTGCGATTCGTGACACTTTGGAAAACCAAGCCAATTTGGATATTTTTCAACAAGCAGCAGATGATCTGATTGTTGAAGGTGATACTGTAAAAGGCGTTGTGACCCAAATGGGTATTCGCTTTGATGCGAAAACAGTCGTACTTACAGCAGGGACTTTCTTAGGTGGTGTAATCCACGTTGGGCTTGAAAAATCAAGTGGTGGTCGCGCAGGTGATCCACCTTCAATTTCGCTTGCACATCGTTTACGTGAGTTAAATCTGCCGGTAGGCCGTTTAAAAACGGGTACACCGCCACGTATTGATGCACGTTCAGTTGATTTTTCTGTGATGACTCCTCAACCTGGTGATTTCCCGTCTCCAGTGATGTCATTTATGGGTGATGCATCTATGCACCCAGAACAAGTCAACTGCTACATTACCCATACCAATGAAAAAACCCACGACATTATCCGTGGTGGTTTAGACCGTTCACCAATGTACACAGGTGTAATTGAAGGTGTAGGTCCACGTTACTGCCCATCAATTGAAGACAAAATTCACCGTTTTGCGGATAAAGACTCACACCAAGTGTTCTTAGAGCCTGAAGGCTTGGATACACATGAACTTTATCCAAATGGTATTTCAACGTCACTTCCATTTGATGTGCAGTTTGAATTGGTACGTTCGATTCGTGGTATGGAAAATGCGCATATTTTGCGTCCGGGCTATGCCATTGAGTACGATTACTTCAATCCACAAGCATTGAAATTTACTTTAGAAACCAAAGCGATTAATAACCTGTATTTTGCAGGTCAGATTAATGGTACGACAGGTTATGAAGAAGCGGGTGCACAAGGTTTGTTGGCAGGTCTGAACGCTGCGCGTCGTGCTTGGGATCAGGAACAATGGACGCCAAAACGTGATGAAGCGTATATGGGCGTGTTGGTCGATGACTTGATTACATTGGGTACGAAAGAACCGTACCGTATGTTTACTTCGCGTGCGGAATATCGCTTGATGTTGCGTGAAGATAATGCGGATCAGCGCTTAACTCCAGTGGGTCGTGAAATGGGCTTGGTGGATGACGTTCGTTGGGCAGCTTACTGTGAAAAAATGGAAGCTGTTGAACAAGAAACTGGCCGTTTACAACACCTTTGGGCTGCACCAAATAACCCGATGGGTAAAAAGTTTGTTGAAATGACAGGTGCGGATTTATCGAAAGAGTGTTCTGCGATTGATTTGTTAAAACGTCCGAATATTTCATTTGCTCAAATTGCAGAACTCACAGGTTCTGAAGTGTCTGCGCAAGTAGGCGATCAAATTGAAATCGCAGTGAAATATGCAGGTTATATTAACCGTCAGCATGAAGATGTCGCGCAAATGAAGCGTTTGGAAGAAACTAAAATTCCAGCCGACTTTGATTATGATGTGGTTTCAGGTTTATCTCGTGAAATTACTTTAAAATTGAAAGATGTGCGTCCAGATACTTTGGCGCAAGCAGGTCGTATTCCGGGTGTAACGCCAGCAGCAATACAGTTGGTGATGATTACGATTCGTAAGAATGCACAAACCAAGAAATCTGCTTAA
- a CDS encoding tetratricopeptide repeat protein: protein MVIWLNQSGEFYQFDQAIMKVWDVAKTNDGELVGVNLMPPEAESPMQMLRALVRPDEPESSGEIMKMGDVPGLYTITRWFLPLQQVSKSLGLVARIDYFAEYETGHGALILQLIRDKAEQYRGIYQYYLADQAYQQRDFQRYIDLLRHSAQSGYSPAMCQLAQQLFIGGILQKSLEGSFNWYREAASKMDSIALYQLAGCYARAQGTEQDLQKSLQLLQQSSEQGCWTATLGLAAYYRFGWLTCFLVNPVYPNYGVVSDHVIHPGRAFYLYHRIASQAPETEKGVLANAYYHLAWMYQDGIGTKRDYEQCVYWYQKSADLGNLVAINNLADKYEHGLGVPLDLDMAIGLYQQVAGRVIAADLSLGRMYLEGRGVEQDFELARKHLNVVLDARIDGIDAMQVEAMQLLASFTEDSPLQQAQHVLKNARDYSIEQISEQIRKIDSFLHMDEAKQLFFKLFLLNAQKGEASSQYQVGYWYLNGFYTEKDLEEAAYWIQKAADQKDQYAECKIAYMYENGLYFNSDLDLAEKWYERSLRTPSTAYYPEYIAGQLNPEYLKMYEQMNSEALSGLVRVEQKRPKRNKWFFWKK, encoded by the coding sequence GTGGTTATCTGGCTCAATCAAAGTGGTGAGTTTTATCAATTTGATCAGGCCATTATGAAAGTTTGGGACGTTGCTAAAACCAATGATGGAGAGCTGGTTGGAGTGAACTTAATGCCACCAGAAGCTGAATCTCCTATGCAGATGCTGAGAGCTTTGGTTCGACCAGATGAACCTGAGTCATCTGGTGAAATTATGAAAATGGGAGACGTTCCGGGGCTCTATACCATTACACGATGGTTTTTACCTTTGCAGCAAGTATCTAAAAGTTTGGGCTTGGTTGCACGTATTGATTATTTTGCTGAATATGAAACAGGGCATGGAGCGTTAATTCTTCAATTAATTAGAGATAAAGCCGAGCAATATCGGGGTATTTATCAATATTATTTGGCAGATCAAGCTTATCAACAACGTGACTTTCAACGCTATATTGATTTACTACGTCATTCTGCGCAGTCGGGATATAGTCCTGCGATGTGTCAGTTAGCGCAGCAATTGTTTATTGGTGGAATTTTACAAAAAAGTTTGGAAGGAAGCTTTAACTGGTATCGAGAAGCCGCGTCCAAAATGGATAGTATTGCGCTATATCAGTTGGCAGGATGTTATGCGCGAGCACAGGGTACCGAACAGGATTTACAAAAAAGTTTGCAGCTCTTGCAACAATCATCTGAACAGGGTTGTTGGACAGCGACATTGGGACTGGCAGCCTATTATCGTTTTGGCTGGTTAACCTGTTTCTTGGTCAATCCAGTTTATCCGAATTACGGTGTGGTAAGCGACCATGTGATTCATCCGGGGCGGGCATTCTATCTGTATCATCGAATTGCATCTCAAGCGCCTGAAACTGAAAAAGGTGTTTTGGCCAATGCTTACTATCATTTAGCTTGGATGTATCAAGATGGAATTGGGACAAAACGGGATTACGAGCAATGTGTCTATTGGTATCAAAAATCCGCTGATTTAGGTAATTTAGTTGCAATCAATAATTTGGCAGATAAATATGAGCATGGTTTAGGTGTACCGCTTGATTTAGATATGGCAATTGGACTGTATCAACAAGTCGCTGGGCGAGTGATAGCGGCAGATTTAAGTTTGGGGCGTATGTATTTAGAAGGGCGAGGTGTTGAGCAAGACTTCGAATTGGCTCGAAAACATTTAAATGTCGTACTAGATGCACGCATTGACGGTATAGATGCAATGCAGGTGGAAGCGATGCAACTGCTTGCATCCTTTACCGAAGATAGTCCACTGCAACAGGCTCAACACGTTCTCAAAAATGCGCGTGATTATTCGATTGAGCAAATTTCTGAACAGATTAGAAAGATTGATTCCTTTCTGCATATGGATGAAGCCAAGCAATTATTCTTCAAGTTGTTTCTACTGAATGCTCAAAAAGGTGAAGCTTCCTCACAGTATCAAGTGGGTTATTGGTATTTAAATGGTTTCTATACCGAAAAAGATTTAGAAGAAGCGGCATATTGGATTCAGAAAGCGGCTGATCAGAAAGACCAATATGCTGAATGCAAGATTGCGTATATGTATGAAAATGGACTTTATTTTAACTCAGATTTAGATCTTGCAGAAAAATGGTATGAGCGGTCATTAAGGACACCATCAACAGCATATTATCCGGAATACATCGCAGGGCAATTAAATCCTGAGTATTTAAAAATGTATGAGCAAATGAATAGTGAAGCGTTGAGTGGACTTGTTCGTGTTGAGCAAAAGCGTCCGAAACGTAACAAATGGTTTTTTTGGAAAAAATAA
- a CDS encoding MetQ/NlpA family ABC transporter substrate-binding protein, with the protein MKKLFSVLLSASVLTLSACSKQEAPATETKTDAATTTEQTVVMASTGSDADIWRFIATLPETKQAGIKLEVKNFTDYVAMNTAVANKEIDINAFQSYAYLVAFNANNKDKIAPVSTTYLEPMGIYSSKVKKLDEFQTGATIAIPNDGANESRALLLLQSAGLVKLKAGFDDVKGTPADIVENNKKIVIKPIQMATAVRVKDEVDAIVLGNTLAMEGGLNVLKDAIYYEPVDQTTKMNVNILAVAESRKDDPVLKKVGELYHTKAVEQYVQEHFGGTKIDVNKPVSYLTESK; encoded by the coding sequence ATGAAAAAGCTATTTAGCGTTTTATTGAGTGCATCTGTGTTAACACTCAGTGCCTGCAGCAAACAGGAAGCTCCTGCTACTGAAACCAAAACTGATGCGGCAACAACTACAGAACAAACCGTAGTCATGGCTTCAACTGGCTCTGACGCTGATATCTGGCGTTTTATTGCAACCCTTCCTGAAACGAAACAAGCAGGCATTAAGCTTGAAGTGAAAAACTTTACTGACTACGTGGCAATGAACACTGCTGTAGCCAATAAAGAAATCGACATTAACGCATTCCAATCTTACGCTTACCTTGTTGCCTTCAATGCCAACAATAAAGATAAAATTGCGCCAGTTTCTACGACTTACCTTGAGCCTATGGGTATTTATTCAAGCAAAGTGAAAAAGCTTGATGAATTCCAGACTGGTGCAACCATTGCCATTCCTAATGATGGTGCTAACGAATCACGCGCATTGTTATTGCTTCAATCTGCTGGCTTAGTAAAATTAAAAGCTGGTTTTGATGATGTAAAAGGTACACCTGCTGACATCGTTGAAAACAACAAGAAAATCGTCATCAAACCAATTCAAATGGCTACTGCTGTTCGTGTTAAAGACGAAGTAGATGCAATTGTATTGGGCAACACCTTGGCTATGGAAGGTGGTTTAAATGTATTGAAAGATGCTATTTACTATGAGCCAGTTGATCAAACCACGAAGATGAATGTCAACATTTTAGCGGTTGCAGAATCACGTAAAGATGACCCTGTATTGAAAAAAGTGGGTGAGCTTTACCACACCAAAGCTGTAGAACAATATGTTCAAGAACACTTTGGCGGTACTAAAATTGATGTAAACAAACCTGTTAGCTATCTTACCGAAAGCAAATAG
- a CDS encoding DUF3426 domain-containing protein, with product MSEKQTSCPECLTIYRVSVAQLTVAQGMVCCPKCSTTFNALTHLINQSFGQLATYPASDDHFDSSNQDTDFRHQMSNIAFEHSLSNRQQLLEIFDRKIEHSNIDLKTYLNNLNYFSTDPIGNFPALNLAEKDVEHKPRSPIYYIMWGIVNIALILLLLFQFFWFNPQYLRSSPKLAASFNQVCALFKCEIQQENYTLISATKVKAKRVAKNKTLFTGELINYYDKSIPLPILKVILREQGVETGSFTLQPKEYLADNLVGIERIPQKRPFKIHFELPVDRKSFDDYSLEIIGP from the coding sequence ATGAGTGAAAAACAAACCAGCTGTCCTGAGTGTCTAACAATTTATCGAGTCTCTGTGGCTCAACTGACTGTTGCTCAGGGCATGGTTTGTTGCCCAAAGTGTTCAACTACGTTTAATGCTTTAACACATTTAATCAATCAGTCCTTTGGTCAGCTTGCGACTTATCCAGCTTCGGATGATCATTTTGACTCATCTAATCAAGATACTGACTTTCGCCATCAAATGTCTAATATTGCTTTTGAACATTCTTTGTCGAATCGTCAACAATTACTTGAAATTTTTGATCGAAAAATTGAACACTCCAATATTGACTTAAAAACGTATTTAAACAATCTCAATTATTTTAGTACCGATCCAATCGGAAACTTCCCTGCGCTTAACCTTGCAGAAAAAGATGTAGAGCACAAACCACGTAGCCCTATCTATTATATAATGTGGGGTATCGTTAATATTGCTTTAATTCTATTATTATTGTTCCAGTTCTTTTGGTTTAATCCTCAATACTTAAGAAGTAGCCCTAAATTAGCCGCGAGCTTTAACCAAGTTTGCGCTTTGTTCAAATGTGAAATACAACAAGAGAACTATACTCTTATTAGTGCCACCAAAGTAAAAGCCAAGCGTGTTGCAAAAAACAAAACACTATTTACAGGTGAATTAATCAATTATTACGATAAGAGTATTCCTTTACCTATTCTTAAAGTTATTTTACGTGAACAAGGAGTAGAAACAGGTAGCTTCACACTGCAACCCAAAGAATATTTAGCAGACAACTTGGTTGGTATTGAGCGTATCCCTCAAAAAAGACCATTTAAAATCCATTTTGAGCTTCCAGTCGATCGAAAAAGCTTTGATGACTATAGTTTAGAAATCATTGGACCTTAA
- the prmA gene encoding 50S ribosomal protein L11 methyltransferase, translating to MKWLQIHITVDQAQVDFTETLLSSLGAVSVTLDDAENQDLLEPLPGETPLWNKVIVTGIYAQEDNEEIDVAALETFIRAQMPDAPLRSEYLEDQVWERSWMDYYEPIQISEKFWIVPEWLEPPEADAVNIKLDPGLAFGTGNHASTFLCLQWLGKTDLKDKIVIDYGCGSGILGVAALLLGAKKVYATDIDPQAILATQQNADLNGVLEQLFVGLPDEFNETFGSQKADVLVANILAGPLMALAPEFATLTKYEAEFALAGVIEEQVADVSSIYSEFFDILEVETREENWCRISGKRHKA from the coding sequence GTGAAGTGGTTACAAATTCATATTACTGTTGATCAAGCACAAGTCGATTTTACAGAAACATTATTAAGTTCTTTGGGCGCAGTGAGCGTGACTTTGGACGATGCTGAAAATCAAGACTTACTTGAGCCACTTCCAGGTGAAACACCACTTTGGAATAAAGTCATTGTGACGGGTATTTATGCACAAGAAGATAATGAAGAAATTGATGTTGCTGCATTAGAAACCTTCATTCGCGCGCAAATGCCAGACGCACCTTTGCGTAGTGAATACTTAGAAGATCAAGTCTGGGAAAGATCTTGGATGGACTATTACGAACCCATTCAAATCAGTGAAAAATTCTGGATTGTGCCTGAATGGTTAGAGCCACCAGAAGCGGATGCGGTCAACATTAAACTGGACCCAGGTTTAGCTTTTGGTACAGGCAATCACGCAAGTACTTTCTTATGCTTACAATGGCTTGGTAAAACTGACCTTAAAGATAAAATCGTGATCGACTACGGATGTGGTTCGGGCATTCTTGGTGTTGCAGCCTTACTTTTAGGTGCGAAAAAAGTCTACGCTACAGATATTGACCCACAAGCGATATTAGCAACTCAACAAAACGCTGATTTAAATGGTGTTCTTGAGCAACTGTTTGTAGGCTTGCCAGATGAGTTTAATGAAACTTTTGGCAGTCAAAAAGCCGATGTATTGGTTGCAAATATTCTAGCTGGCCCATTGATGGCTCTTGCACCTGAGTTTGCAACTTTAACAAAATATGAGGCAGAGTTCGCACTTGCAGGTGTAATTGAAGAGCAAGTTGCTGATGTTTCTAGCATTTACTCAGAATTTTTTGATATATTAGAAGTTGAAACGCGTGAAGAAAACTGGTGCCGTATTTCAGGCAAACGCCACAAAGCCTAA
- the purH gene encoding bifunctional phosphoribosylaminoimidazolecarboxamide formyltransferase/IMP cyclohydrolase gives MTIKRALISVSDKTGIVEFAQNLSALGVEILSTGGTYKLLKDNNIAVVEVSEHTGFPEMMDGRVKTLHPKIHGGILARRGLDEAVMAEHNIDAIDLVVVNLYPFAATVAKPNCSLADAIENIDIGGPTMVRAAAKNHASVGIVVNATDYDTVVAELKANGALSYETRFDLAVKAFEHTAQYDGMIASYLGARVGKEEGQADKFARTFNTQLNKVQDLRYGENPHQSAAFYVESTATEASVSTAKQLQGKELSYNNIADTDAALECVKSFAKPACVIVKHANPCGVAVSLDGIQAAYDLAYATDPESAFGGIIAFNRELDVATAQAIVDRQFVEVIIAPSIAEGVLEVTGAKKNVRVLVCGELPAIDERAPQLDYKRVNGGLLVQEQDLGMITKDDLKVVTKRAPTEQEIDDLIFAWKVAKYVKSNAIVYAKNRQTIGVGAGQMSRVNSARIAAIKAEHAGLVVEGAVMASDAFFPFRDGIDNAAKAGIKCIIQPGGSMRDEETIAAADEAGIAMVFTGMRHFRH, from the coding sequence ATGACCATTAAACGCGCATTAATCTCTGTTTCCGATAAAACTGGTATTGTTGAGTTCGCTCAAAACCTTTCTGCTCTAGGGGTAGAAATTTTATCAACTGGCGGTACATATAAGTTGCTTAAAGACAACAACATCGCAGTTGTAGAAGTTTCAGAGCACACAGGTTTCCCAGAAATGATGGATGGTCGTGTAAAAACTTTACACCCAAAAATTCATGGCGGTATTTTAGCTCGTCGTGGTTTAGACGAAGCAGTAATGGCTGAACACAACATCGATGCAATTGACTTGGTGGTTGTAAACCTTTATCCATTCGCTGCAACAGTCGCTAAACCAAACTGTTCACTTGCAGATGCGATTGAAAATATCGACATCGGTGGCCCAACAATGGTTCGTGCTGCTGCGAAAAACCATGCCTCTGTAGGTATTGTGGTTAATGCTACAGACTATGACACTGTTGTTGCTGAGCTTAAAGCAAATGGCGCTTTGTCTTATGAAACTCGTTTTGACTTAGCCGTTAAAGCATTTGAACATACAGCACAATATGACGGCATGATTGCTTCTTATCTAGGCGCTCGCGTTGGTAAAGAAGAAGGTCAAGCAGACAAGTTTGCACGTACTTTCAATACACAATTAAATAAAGTTCAAGACTTGCGTTATGGTGAAAACCCACACCAGTCAGCAGCATTCTATGTAGAAAGCACAGCAACTGAAGCCTCTGTTTCAACTGCGAAACAGCTTCAAGGTAAAGAGCTTTCTTACAACAATATTGCAGATACAGATGCCGCACTTGAATGTGTGAAATCATTTGCAAAACCAGCTTGCGTCATCGTTAAACATGCGAACCCTTGTGGTGTTGCTGTGTCTTTAGATGGTATTCAAGCAGCATATGACTTGGCTTATGCAACAGACCCTGAATCAGCGTTCGGTGGCATCATTGCATTCAACCGTGAATTAGACGTTGCAACAGCACAAGCGATTGTTGACCGTCAATTCGTGGAAGTGATCATTGCGCCAAGCATCGCTGAAGGCGTACTTGAAGTAACAGGCGCGAAAAAGAATGTTCGTGTTCTCGTTTGCGGTGAATTACCAGCAATTGACGAACGTGCTCCACAGTTGGACTACAAACGTGTAAACGGCGGTTTATTGGTTCAAGAGCAAGACTTAGGCATGATCACTAAAGATGACCTTAAAGTCGTAACTAAGCGTGCCCCTACTGAACAAGAAATTGACGACCTAATTTTTGCATGGAAAGTTGCAAAATATGTGAAGTCGAATGCGATTGTTTATGCGAAAAATCGCCAAACAATTGGTGTGGGCGCAGGTCAAATGAGCCGCGTGAACTCAGCACGTATTGCAGCAATTAAAGCTGAACATGCTGGCTTAGTGGTTGAAGGTGCTGTAATGGCGTCTGATGCATTCTTCCCATTCCGTGATGGTATTGATAATGCAGCGAAAGCAGGCATTAAATGTATTATTCAACCGGGCGGTTCTATGCGTGATGAAGAAACGATTGCTGCTGCTGATGAAGCGGGTATTGCCATGGTCTTCACAGGTATGCGTCATTTCCGTCATTAA
- the fis gene encoding DNA-binding transcriptional regulator Fis produces MNSKSPIFTAQSDVALRIHVDRAVRHYFAQLQGEQPSQVYDMVLAEMEKPLLSVVLEYTRGNQTRAAEILGLNRGTLRKKLKAHGLMSE; encoded by the coding sequence ATGAATAGCAAATCTCCTATTTTTACTGCACAATCTGATGTTGCTCTACGTATTCACGTAGATCGCGCAGTTCGCCATTACTTTGCTCAATTGCAAGGCGAGCAACCTTCTCAGGTCTATGACATGGTGCTAGCAGAAATGGAGAAACCTCTTTTATCTGTAGTTCTTGAGTATACGCGTGGTAATCAAACACGTGCTGCCGAGATTCTTGGACTGAACCGTGGCACTTTACGTAAAAAGTTGAAAGCTCACGGTTTAATGAGTGAATAA
- a CDS encoding bile acid:sodium symporter family protein, whose product MDSGLITVILPLALAIIMMGLGLELTPKDFARVTKQPKAVMIALFTQLVLLVGIAFLLCKLFALPPLLAVGVMLLAASPGGTTANLYSYLFKGDVALNITLTAINSVLAAVTLPLIVNFSIHHFINDGQQINLQLGKIIQVFSIIIVPVCIGMTIRHFAPNFTQKMHRPVRIFSVVFLILIIAAAFIKERNNIAQYFTQVGGVTILFCMISLTLGYVLPRLISVNSAQARACAFEIGIHNGTLAVTIALTVIGNTTVAMPAAVYSLFMYFIAAGFGMLLNKLEGTPKSVQDDNPINLKS is encoded by the coding sequence ATGGATTCAGGATTGATTACCGTTATTCTACCTCTCGCTTTAGCAATCATTATGATGGGCTTAGGTCTTGAGCTCACCCCTAAAGATTTTGCACGCGTTACCAAACAACCCAAAGCCGTGATGATTGCCTTATTTACACAACTAGTCCTTCTTGTGGGTATTGCATTTTTACTGTGTAAACTTTTTGCACTTCCACCGCTTCTGGCGGTTGGTGTCATGCTTCTTGCAGCTTCACCAGGTGGCACAACTGCCAATTTATATAGTTATCTCTTTAAAGGCGATGTCGCGTTAAATATTACCCTTACGGCAATTAACTCTGTGCTCGCAGCAGTAACCCTACCATTGATTGTCAACTTCTCGATTCATCATTTTATTAATGATGGTCAACAAATCAATTTGCAGCTTGGGAAAATTATTCAGGTCTTTAGTATCATCATTGTGCCTGTTTGTATTGGTATGACAATTCGTCACTTTGCACCAAATTTCACACAGAAAATGCACCGACCTGTTCGCATTTTCTCGGTTGTATTTTTAATTTTAATTATTGCTGCTGCATTTATTAAAGAAAGAAATAACATTGCGCAATATTTCACGCAGGTTGGTGGCGTTACCATTCTATTCTGTATGATTAGCTTAACACTTGGCTATGTATTACCACGACTCATTTCAGTCAACAGCGCGCAAGCACGTGCTTGTGCTTTCGAAATTGGAATACACAACGGAACACTTGCCGTCACAATCGCCCTGACTGTGATTGGAAATACTACTGTAGCGATGCCTGCTGCAGTTTATTCTTTATTTATGTACTTCATCGCTGCTGGTTTTGGCATGTTGTTGAATAAATTAGAAGGAACGCCAAAATCTGTTCAGGATGACAACCCAATTAACCTAAAATCTTAA
- the purD gene encoding phosphoribosylamine--glycine ligase, producing MNILVLGSGGREHALSWKIAQDEKVAKVFVAPGNAGTATEDKCENVALDIQNNPAIIEFAQNNAVDLIVVGPEAPLVNGVVDACREAGLKIWGPTQFAAQLEGSKAFAKHFLKRHNIPTAFYDVFTEVDAAKAYVTEHGAPIVIKADGLAAGKGVIVAMTNDEAFAAIDDMLAGNKFGDAGSRVVVEQFLAGEEASFICMIDGDNILPMATSQDHKRIFEGDQGPNTGGMGAYSPAPVVTPEVFDRVMAEIMRPTVEGMKKDGHVYTGFLYAGLMIDGQGQPRVIEFNCRFGDPETQPIMMRLKSSLVDLVEAGIAGNLPAEAEWDERKSIGIVLAAEGYPETVRKGDVISGLGQSPENTKIFHAGTAMSADGHILTAGGRVLCVTALGDTVLEAQVNALEVCGQVTFTGMQYRTDIGYRAIARENA from the coding sequence ATGAACATTTTAGTTTTGGGTAGTGGCGGTCGTGAACATGCTTTGTCATGGAAAATCGCTCAAGATGAAAAAGTAGCTAAGGTATTTGTTGCGCCTGGTAATGCAGGAACTGCAACTGAAGATAAATGTGAAAACGTTGCATTAGACATTCAAAATAATCCTGCAATTATTGAATTTGCTCAAAATAATGCAGTTGATTTAATTGTGGTCGGTCCAGAAGCTCCACTTGTAAATGGTGTAGTTGATGCATGTCGTGAAGCAGGTCTTAAAATTTGGGGACCAACTCAATTTGCTGCACAGCTAGAAGGCTCAAAAGCTTTCGCGAAACACTTTTTAAAACGTCATAATATTCCAACTGCGTTTTATGATGTATTCACAGAAGTCGATGCTGCCAAAGCTTATGTAACAGAACATGGTGCTCCTATCGTCATTAAAGCCGATGGTCTTGCTGCGGGTAAAGGCGTAATTGTTGCAATGACCAACGATGAAGCTTTTGCAGCGATTGATGACATGTTAGCTGGAAACAAATTTGGTGATGCTGGTTCTCGTGTTGTTGTTGAACAATTCCTTGCAGGTGAAGAAGCCTCTTTCATTTGTATGATTGATGGTGACAACATCCTTCCTATGGCAACTTCTCAAGATCATAAGCGCATCTTTGAAGGTGACCAAGGTCCAAACACGGGTGGTATGGGTGCATACTCTCCTGCCCCAGTGGTTACTCCTGAAGTCTTTGATCGCGTCATGGCTGAAATTATGCGTCCAACTGTGGAAGGCATGAAAAAAGATGGTCATGTTTACACTGGCTTCTTATATGCAGGCCTTATGATTGATGGGCAAGGTCAACCACGTGTAATCGAATTTAACTGCCGTTTTGGTGACCCTGAAACACAACCGATTATGATGCGTTTAAAATCTTCACTGGTCGATTTGGTTGAAGCTGGTATTGCAGGCAATCTCCCAGCAGAAGCGGAATGGGATGAACGCAAATCAATTGGTATTGTACTTGCAGCAGAAGGTTACCCAGAAACCGTTCGTAAAGGTGACGTGATTTCTGGTCTTGGTCAATCGCCAGAAAACACTAAAATCTTCCATGCAGGCACAGCAATGAGCGCTGACGGTCACATCTTGACTGCGGGTGGTCGTGTTTTATGTGTCACAGCGCTTGGTGATACCGTACTTGAAGCGCAAGTCAATGCTTTAGAAGTTTGTGGTCAAGTGACATTTACGGGTATGCAATATCGTACAGATATTGGTTATCGTGCTATTGCACGTGAAAATGCATAA